Below is a window of Terriglobia bacterium DNA.
CTGTGTCTCGTTATTGGGATTTGATGGAGGGAAAGCTGATGGCACAGGGGATTCTGGTCTTCGTTGAGGAGCGGGAAGGAGTGGTCAAAAAACCCTCTCTCGAGGCGGTCGGCGCAGCGCGAAAGCTGGCGGACACTCTGCAGGAACCCGTCACGGCCCTCTTCATCGGGCCGAAAGAACCTGCGATGAATCTCGCGCATCACGGTGCCGACAAGATCCTGCTGGCACGCCACGAACTGCTCGTCTCCTATTCGACCGAGGGATTTGCATCGACCATCGGTCAGGCCGCCGGGCAGGTGAATCCACGCATTATCCTGGGCTCTGCAACTGCGATGGGCCGGGATGTCCTCCCGAGAGTTGCCGCCAAGTTGCGCGCCGGCCTGGCACAGGATTGCACTGACATCCGGATCATCGAGGGAAAGCAACTCGAATGCGTGCGCCCAATCTATGCCGGCAAGGCGTTTGCCCGGGTCAGGCCTGCGATGCTGCCTGCGGTCGCGACACTGCGGCCCAATGTCTTCTCTCTGGGTGCGCCCGATACTTCCCGCACCGCCGAAACGGCTGCTTTCACGCCGGAGTTGAAGCCTGAACAAATCCGGGCTCGGGTCGTCGGAATCCAGTCTGCGGCAGGGGCGAAAGTGGAATTGACGGAGGCCAATATCGTGGTTTCCGGCGGGCGCGGGATCAAGGGCCCCGAAAACTTCCCGATTGTGCAGGATCTGGCGGATGCGCTCGGCGCTGCCCTCGGCGCCTCACGTGCAGCGGTCGATGCGGGATGGATCGATCATCAGCACCAGGTCGGCCAGACGGGCAAGACAGTCTCGCCCACACTTTACATCGCATGCGGCATCAGCGGAGCGATTCAGCACCTGGCCGGCATGTCGTCGTCCAAATACATTGTTGCCATCAACAAAGATCCCGAAGCACCGATCTTCAAGCTCGCCGACTACGGGATCGTCGGTGACCTGTTCACCGTCGTCCCCGCGCTCGCCAAAGAAATAAGAAAACTGCGGTCCCAAGGCTGACGGCAGGGAAGCCCCCGCGCGTGCTCTGCTCCAAGATTATTTGCTAGAAGAAATGAATGACGCAGAGGGCGCGGAGGGCAGCGGGGAGTGCCGGCTGCGCTCTGTTTCGTCTGCGTTAGGGCTTTGGATGAAAGCTGGATGCGACGTGCCGGCGGGGCACACCCGGCTTGGCGTAGTTATGTTATACTATGAGGTTTTGGGCGGGTGACAAATGCCTGCAGTAGCTAAATTTGGGAAACGGGACCGGCCCGGGCACAATTCTCTTCAAAAGATCTCCGAAAACCTCCGCAGCCAACTGACCCGGATCGACCTACTGGTGGGATTGGGCGCAGCGGTCGTGCTGACCGTCCTTCTCGTCGTGTTCCATTATCATTCCGTTCCTGAATACCAGGCAGGGGATGTCGCTACCTCGGAAGTTCGCGCCCTGCAGGATGTTATTTATCAGGACCAGCCAGCCACGGCGCAAGAGCGGGCAGCGGCGCGTGAGCGCAGCCAGGCCGTCTATGACTTCAACGGGGCGCTCATTGTCCGGATCGAGCGCGACCTTGGTCAGGCCTTCTCTACAGCGCGCAACATCCTGGCCGAGAAAAAAGTGCCGTCCAAAGGTGTGCTGGAGGCAGCCGAGAAGGCAGAACTCCTGCCAGAGCTGGAATCAAGCTTAGGCAGAACGGTGCCCCCCAAGGTCTTGCCGCTCCTGCTGCAGGAGAGGTTCAATGCTTCGCTCGAAGGGCGGATCGTCCGGATCCTGGATACGGTGCTTCGCGGTTGCATCGTCGACGACGAGGGCTGGTCACAGTTTCTCCGGGATCAACGCAGGGGCATCGTCGTGCGCGACAATACGCAGCCTGCAGAGCGCACTCTGGCGGAAGCCTACATGGCGCGCAATCGCACTGCAGCGCGCGAGTACCTGCGGCAGCTCCAATCCGAGTTCGCCGAGCTTTCAGCGCGTGACCGCGCACAGTTGCTGGGCTTCCTGGACACCCTGCTGGTCCCTAACCTCCTGTACAATCAGACAGAAACGGAGGTGCGGCGCGAAGCCGCGGGTTCCCGGGTCGCGCCCGTGGAAATTACCATCAAACAGGGCAAGCCCATCGTGCGCAAGGGGGAGATAGTCACCCCGGCGATGGTCGTGCAACTCGAGGCGCTGCGGAGAGAACAAAGACCACATTCATTCCTGGCACAGTTCGTCGGATTTTTCTTTTTCATTGCTGCCTTCCTTTACGGCCTCTGGCGCTCCTTCATTCTTTACCAGCACCGCCACAGGAAGATCCGGCACCAGACGCTTCTGATCCTGCTGGTGCTGGTCGCCGTCTTTGTCGTCATCCGCCTGCTCACCGGGCTCTCCGACATCCTGAGCGAGCGCTTGCCGGCGGAGGCTTTCCCAGGGCTGTTCCAGCTCTACTACATGATCCCGTTCGCATTCGGTGCGATCCTGGTCGCGTTGCTCGTGGACGTCAATCTGGGAATCATGACCTCGCTGCTGGTGGCGACGCTTACCGGCCTCTTTTACGGGGACAGCTATATTGCCGCCTATGCCGTGCTGGGCAGCCTCGCGGGAGTTTACAGCGTCCGGCACTACAAGGACCGGGCTGCGATTCTGAAGGCGGGCCTGACGATCGGTGTCGTGAACATGACATGCATCCTGGGGATCGATTGCCTGCGCCAGGCTCCCATGACCTTCTGGGGTACAACCCTGCAGCTGAGCTCCGGGTTCATCAGTGGCGCACTGGCGTCCGCCCTGGCATCCACCCTGCTGCCGACTCTCGAGTCGTTGTTCAAGATCACCACCGATATCCGGCTGCTGGAGCTGTCGAACCTCAACGCTCCGATGCTGCGCCGTCTTTCAGTGGAAGCCCCCGGCACCTATCATCACAGCCTGATGCTGGCAACGCTCGCCGAAACTGCCGCCGAGGCAATCGAAGCGAACTCTCTCCTGGTGCGGGTCGGGGCCTACTATCACGATCTTGGCAAGATGCTCAAGCCCGAGTACTACGTCGAGAATCAGTCGTTTGGCATCAACAAGCACGAGGCGCTGTCGCCGAACATGAGCTGCCTGATCATCGCGAGCCATGTCAAGGACGGGCTCGAACTGGCCAAGGAAATGGGCCTGACTCAGGATATCTGCGACCTCATTCCGCAGCACCACGGCACCCGGATCATGTCCTACTTTTATCGCAAGGCGCTCGACGCGATCAATGGCAAGGAGCAGGAGATCGACGAAGTGGATTTCCGCTACCCGGGTCCGAAGCCGCAGACCAAAGAAGCGGCCATCCTGATGATGGCGGATTGCATCGAAGCCGCGTCCCGGACGCTGACCGATCCGTCACCGGCACAGCTTCAAGGCATGATAGATCGCCTGGTCGACTCGGTTCTGGCCGACAACCAGCTCGACGAATGCGATATCACTTTGCGTGAAATCGGTCTGGCCAAGGAGTCGTTCTTCAAGATCCTGACGGGCTTCTATCATCATCGCCTCGACTATCCCGGTTATGATTTCAAAGCTGTCGAAGAGAGACCAGATAAAATCCCCCTCACGAACTCAAGTCCTAAACACGCAAAGGCGATTTAAGATCTTCCGGTATGCCGTGTCTGCGTTCTGCGACGGAGTCCTGTGCGCGTTGGAGGTGCGGGAGCGTACGCTCGCCGTGGTTTTCGTGAGCGCGCGCAGGATGCGGGGTCTGAACCGGCAGTATTTGGGCCGTGACTACGCGACCGACGTTCTTAGCTTCGGCTATCAAGGCGAAGTAGTGGAAGGATCCTCCTTCCTTGGGGAGATCGTGATCGCGCCTGAGATCGCCTGGCGCCAGGCGCGCCGCTGGCGCAACCGGCCGGAACGGGAGATGCGCAAGCTCCTGGTGCACGGGATTTTGCACCTCCTGGGTTACAATCACGAGGCCGACGCAGGCGGGATGAACCGGTTGCAGCAACAACTGCTGCGCCGGCGGACCAGGGAGTACGAAGGGCCGCTGGCCGAAATGAGAGACGCGACATGATACTCTTCTATCTGGAGATCGCGGGCATCGTGGCCGGCGCCACTGGTCTGTTTCTGCTGTCGATGCTGGAGGGCGCCCTGCTTGCTGCCAGCCCGGTGACCTTGCGGATGAGCCTCGAGCGCGAAGACGAGAAGACACCGCCGCTGCTGGAGCTGGTCATCGAAAACAAGAGCCATCTTTTTCTCCCTCTGCATCTCGGGATCCAGGTCGCACTCATCATCGTCGCGATTCTGATCACCCACGTGAGCATGAAGCGCTGGCCAGTCTGGGGTCTGGCCTGGGCGATCGCCATCGCACTGGCAGCCTCCGTTCTCCTGCGGCAACTGCTGCCGCGGCTGATGACCCAGAACGAATCCGAGAAGAAACTGATCCTGCTGCTGCGCTTTCTGAATCCGCTCATCGCAGCGTGCCGCCTTCTGGCCCTGCCCTTGTCGCACGTATTGAACCTCTTCCAGCGCCTCTATCATGAAACTGAACCCCCCGCCGGCCCTGCCGGCGAGGAGACCACCGGGGAGGAGATCCAGGCTTACCTCGAGATCGGGGAAGACGAGGGGATCCTTGAAAAGGAGGACACCCGGCTCATCCAGTCGGTTGTCGAATTTGGGGATACCCTCGTGCGTGAAGTTATGACCCCGCGCACGAGGATCGCGGCCTGCAGCGAGGATGCTACGATGGGTGAACTGCGCGACATCATGGTGGCAAGCCGCCACTCGCGCATCCCGATCTACCGGGGCGATGTCGATCACATCATCGGGATCGCTTACATCCGGCAGCTTCTGGCGCAATATTCGCAAGGAAAGGACTCTGAATTGATCACCGGCCTGGTTCATCCTGCGTTGTTTGTTCCCGAGACCAAGCGCGTTTCGGCGCTGCTGAAGGAGCTGCAGGTGCGCGGGGATCACACGGCCATCGTC
It encodes the following:
- a CDS encoding electron transfer flavoprotein subunit alpha/FixB family protein — translated: MAQGILVFVEEREGVVKKPSLEAVGAARKLADTLQEPVTALFIGPKEPAMNLAHHGADKILLARHELLVSYSTEGFASTIGQAAGQVNPRIILGSATAMGRDVLPRVAAKLRAGLAQDCTDIRIIEGKQLECVRPIYAGKAFARVRPAMLPAVATLRPNVFSLGAPDTSRTAETAAFTPELKPEQIRARVVGIQSAAGAKVELTEANIVVSGGRGIKGPENFPIVQDLADALGAALGASRAAVDAGWIDHQHQVGQTGKTVSPTLYIACGISGAIQHLAGMSSSKYIVAINKDPEAPIFKLADYGIVGDLFTVVPALAKEIRKLRSQG
- a CDS encoding HDIG domain-containing protein; the protein is MPAVAKFGKRDRPGHNSLQKISENLRSQLTRIDLLVGLGAAVVLTVLLVVFHYHSVPEYQAGDVATSEVRALQDVIYQDQPATAQERAAARERSQAVYDFNGALIVRIERDLGQAFSTARNILAEKKVPSKGVLEAAEKAELLPELESSLGRTVPPKVLPLLLQERFNASLEGRIVRILDTVLRGCIVDDEGWSQFLRDQRRGIVVRDNTQPAERTLAEAYMARNRTAAREYLRQLQSEFAELSARDRAQLLGFLDTLLVPNLLYNQTETEVRREAAGSRVAPVEITIKQGKPIVRKGEIVTPAMVVQLEALRREQRPHSFLAQFVGFFFFIAAFLYGLWRSFILYQHRHRKIRHQTLLILLVLVAVFVVIRLLTGLSDILSERLPAEAFPGLFQLYYMIPFAFGAILVALLVDVNLGIMTSLLVATLTGLFYGDSYIAAYAVLGSLAGVYSVRHYKDRAAILKAGLTIGVVNMTCILGIDCLRQAPMTFWGTTLQLSSGFISGALASALASTLLPTLESLFKITTDIRLLELSNLNAPMLRRLSVEAPGTYHHSLMLATLAETAAEAIEANSLLVRVGAYYHDLGKMLKPEYYVENQSFGINKHEALSPNMSCLIIASHVKDGLELAKEMGLTQDICDLIPQHHGTRIMSYFYRKALDAINGKEQEIDEVDFRYPGPKPQTKEAAILMMADCIEAASRTLTDPSPAQLQGMIDRLVDSVLADNQLDECDITLREIGLAKESFFKILTGFYHHRLDYPGYDFKAVEERPDKIPLTNSSPKHAKAI
- the ybeY gene encoding rRNA maturation RNase YbeY; the protein is MSAFCDGVLCALEVRERTLAVVFVSARRMRGLNRQYLGRDYATDVLSFGYQGEVVEGSSFLGEIVIAPEIAWRQARRWRNRPEREMRKLLVHGILHLLGYNHEADAGGMNRLQQQLLRRRTREYEGPLAEMRDAT
- a CDS encoding hemolysin family protein, coding for MILFYLEIAGIVAGATGLFLLSMLEGALLAASPVTLRMSLEREDEKTPPLLELVIENKSHLFLPLHLGIQVALIIVAILITHVSMKRWPVWGLAWAIAIALAASVLLRQLLPRLMTQNESEKKLILLLRFLNPLIAACRLLALPLSHVLNLFQRLYHETEPPAGPAGEETTGEEIQAYLEIGEDEGILEKEDTRLIQSVVEFGDTLVREVMTPRTRIAACSEDATMGELRDIMVASRHSRIPIYRGDVDHIIGIAYIRQLLAQYSQGKDSELITGLVHPALFVPETKRVSALLKELQVRGDHTAIVIDEFGGVAGLVTIEDLVEEIVGEIRDEDQAKVSEIVEESPKSFVFRGSTEIYHLEELAGKKFAGSDASTVAGLISSYLGRIPAPGEEFDFEGMRVQILDADRKRVRRLRIQLSG